A window from Kluyveromyces lactis strain NRRL Y-1140 chromosome E complete sequence encodes these proteins:
- a CDS encoding uncharacterized protein (some similarities with uniprot|P53286 Saccharomyces cerevisiae YGR142W BTN2 Cytosolic coiled-coil protein that modulates arginine uptake interacts with Rhb1p possible role in mediating pH homeostasis between the vacuole and plasma membrane H()-ATPase may have a role in intracellular protein trafficking), translated as MLACTLPEISPFMFTQNCPYKKRRTTHQKPTVRYQVQHLPNEIIVDLKKTAPKETIEHHILSHVRNFQDTIPRYKLVTDWLGNQYYVENDINQETIFNEVLRSINWTQFGINMCKKLFRDYDIQLKHDGKELRVTSKMDGIDQIFELNEEVDDVEIMGLQLSDDLHDAVLKLRLIKKEMQEEKVKSVQCEHKESVHKKEPSEFETKKPSQVTESKEILKRKNRHYHHHHSKNEPRNKTKSNSRKVKKVEKELPTSDDDNTQLEASKPKAFKIDVLFDSSDSEKSENNVNSSNNYDNGVSPPRRNSASSVNSVVLEEVEDEEVRRWQKSLTQTPSGHSVLEDV; from the coding sequence ATGCTTGCCTGTACACTTCCAGAGATTTCACCATTCATGTTTACTCAGAACTGTCCATacaaaaagagaagaacaACTCATCAGAAGCCAACTGTAAGGTACCAAGTGCAGCATTTGCCAAACGAGATCATTGTTGATCTGAAGAAGACTGCTCCTAAGGAAACTATTGAACACCATATTTTATCTCATGTTAGGAATTTCCAAGATACCATTCCTAGATATAAGTTAGTCACCGACTGGCTCGGTAACCAATATTATGTTGAAAACGACATCAAccaagaaacaattttcAACGAAGTACTAAGATCTATTAATTGGACCCAGTTTGGTATCAACATGTGCAAGAAGCTATTCCGTGACTATGAcattcaattgaaacatGACGGGAAAGAGCTCAGAGTAACAAGCAAAATGGATGGTATTGATCAGATCTTCGAATTGAATGAGGAAGTGGATGACGTTGAAATTATGGGACTACAGTTATCCGATGACTTGCATGATGCTGTTTTGAAATTACGTttgatcaagaaagaaatgcAGGAAGAAAAAGTGAAGAGTGTACAATGTGAACACAAAGAAAGTGTGCACAAGAAAGAACCAtctgaatttgaaactaaaaaaCCTTCCCAAGTCACAGAGAGTAAAGAAATCctcaaaaggaaaaaccGCCATTATCATCACCACCACTCTAAAAACGAGCCCAGAAATAAGACAAAGAGCAACTCCAGAAAGGTcaaaaaagttgaaaaagaattacCCACTTCGGATGACGACAACACACAGCTAGAAGCATCGAAGCCTAAAGCCTTTAAGATCGACGTCCTCTTTGACTCTAGTGATTCTGAAAAGTCAGAGAATAATGTCAACTCCAGTAACAACTACGACAATGGAGTTTCTCCACCCAGAAGAAACTCCGCCTCAAGTGTTAACTCAGTagtattggaagaagttgaagacGAAGAGGTAAGAAGATGGCAAAAATCGTTGACGCAAACACCTTCTGGTCACTCCGTTTTAGAGGATGTGTAG
- a CDS encoding uncharacterized protein (similar to uniprot|P53285 Saccharomyces cerevisiae YGR141W VPS62 and similar to uniprot|Q06466 Saccharomyces cerevisiae YPR157W): protein MRFYILFLYLFGTLVAAIHLDDPLTNFNFTPPIKSPNDLLDHERTLTDGEIPRYVLDHSPLIHLYSEEKYLPGDIQSFVPHFQLVTSNYETVVNEPLKISDLKGEYNVAGEVLSSETLYLHTTEKFEEDPSWLRGTHPEYGTGLTRDASSIVIVVDKGNGWVDAYWFYFYPFNLGPFIMGYGPWGNHIGDWEHSLVRFFKGDPQYIWMSAHGGGASYTYRCIEKKDRWRVTPEGKFDKTQVIKRPLLFSARGTHANYASVGQHAHDVPFFFSALSDFTDRGPLWDPSLRFYGFTYDGKSFYEKEGQEIGTSWLYFLGQWGNKQLKWSDPRQKWCPVQWKYIDGPKGPAAKNLVRTTLCERSKWWNFWHGCPVRRMIKRGQGLDAERNDLVGDNCGIALYRIRPKWLRSLFRLITWRGAFCAFMDYFTG, encoded by the coding sequence ATGAGATTCTATATATTGTTTTTGTACCTATTTGGTACTCTAGTAGCGGCCATCCATCTTGATGACCCGCTTACTAACTTCAACTTTACTCCTCCTATAAAATCTCCTAACGACCTTCTGGACCACGAGCGGACGTTAACTGACGGTGAAATTCCAAGGTATGTTCTAGATCATTCACCGTTGATCCATCTTTACAGCGAAGAAAAATATCTTCCAGGAGACATCCAATCCTTTGTACCGCACTTTCAATTGGTAACATCGAATTATGAGACGGTTGTAAATGAACCTCTGAAAATATCAGATCTCAAGGGTGAATATAACGTTGCAGGGGAAGTTTTATCCAGCGAAACCCTGTATTTACATACTACAGAAAAGTTCGAGGAAGACCCATCTTGGTTACGCGGGACTCATCCTGAATATGGAACAGGATTGACTAGAGATGCTTCATCAATTGTTATAGTCGTTGATAAAGGCAATGGATGGGTAGACGCATATTGGTTCTATTTCTATCCCTTCAATTTGGGTCCATTCATCATGGGTTATGGTCCCTGGGGTAATCACATAGGTGATTGGGAACATTCTTTGGTTCGGTTTTTCAAGGGCGACCCTCAGTATATTTGGATGAGCGCCCATGGGGGCGGCGCGAGTTACACATATAGATGcatagaaaaaaaggataGATGGAGAGTTACTCCAGAGGGGAAATTTGACAAGACTCAAGTGATAAAAAGGCCGTTGTTATTCAGCGCCAGAGGTACACATGCAAACTATGCAAGTGTTGGCCAACATGCCCATGATGttccatttttcttcagtgCATTAAGTGATTTCACAGATAGAGGACCATTATGGGACCCATCTTTGCGTTTCTATGGGTTCACATATGATGGGAAATCTTTCTACGAGAAGGAAGGGCAAGAAATAGGAACATCTTGGTTATACTTTTTGGGACAATGGGGGAAcaaacaattgaaatggAGTGATCCTAGACAGAAATGGTGTCCTGTCCAATGGAAATATATTGACGGACCCAAGGGACCTGCAGCAAAGAATCTAGTAAGGACAACTCTTTGTGAGCGGAGCAAATGGTGGAACTTCTGGCATGGCTGTCCTGTCAGACGGATGATTAAGAGAGGACAAGGTTTGGATGcagaaagaaatgatttGGTCGGAGATAACTGCGGTATCGCCCTATACAGGATTCGTCCAAAATGGCTACGATCATTATTCCGGCTAATCACTTGGAGGGGAGCGTTTTGCGCATTCATGGATTACTTCACTGGTTGA
- the CBF2 gene encoding Cbf2p (similar to uniprot|Q753I9 Ashbya gossypii AFR323W AFR323Wp and weakly similar to YGR140W uniprot|P32504 Saccharomyces cerevisiae YGR140W CBF2 Essential kinetochore protein component of the CBF3 multisubunit complex that binds to the CDEIII region of the centromere Cbf2p also binds to the CDEII region possibly forming a different multimeric complex ubiquitinated in vivo): MSKLDSLLKELPTRTAHLYRSIWHKYTEWLKTMPDLTGADLKLFLSQKYIVKYIASHDDIAKDPLPTCDAMIWFSRALDIENNDVLVLQQRLYGLVKLLEFDYSNVIAILQKISINLWNPSTDSLQSKHFKTCQDKLKLLLDFQWKFNTNVSFEDRTTVSLKDLQCILDDENGKCGLAHSSKPNFVLVPNFQSPFTCPIFTMAVYYYLRFHGVKKYYKGDGYQILSQLEHIPIIRGKSLDQYPRELTLGNWYPTIFKYCQLPYTKKHWFQVNQEWPQFPDFSDSSENTSTLAESDSENTIGIPDFYIEKMNRTKLQPCPQVHVHLFPTDLPPDIQAVFDLLNSVLVTSLPLLYRVFPTHDIFLDPSLKTPQNIAFLTGTLPLDIESQEHLLAQLIDKTGTVSELVPNPVKIDQNEHTLTPIGTSLSQTDIPMLDQLKTELQKLIQLQTSTGFSQLITVLLEIFQRLDFKKSNKQFVIDLLQSCRKDMRNKLMDPCSLSTNFADELSDDENEKGNKTGAIYDPETDNGNEESVSDYEPSFKKSKPNYTEEPLSDDENMEEVAQLVNQLITRKFNENLEQQTDRIISSIQPTLRDMVRTEVADALNLSLREASRDSVNKKNSDENFQNYSLTEDHFEMNPDCSDIKSIILEWFTPNRECVHSMNKKYGNKWRLTEPNLSLYRIRKPIVQYYIHLINVENLNKFDALNKLEAVLEKHHSVPLLSSFLEKAKKNGYASVT; the protein is encoded by the coding sequence ATGTCCAAACTtgattctcttttgaaagaattgcCTACACGAACAGCTCATCTATACCGCAGCATATGGCATAAATACACAGAATGGCTGAAAACGATGCCCGATCTCACCGGCGCAGACCTGAAACTTTTCTTGTCTCAAAAGTACATTGTCAAATATATTGCTTCGCATGATGATATCGCGAAGGATCCATTACCTACTTGTGACGCCATGATTTGGTTCTCTCGTGCTTTGGACATCGAAAATAACGATGTTCTTGTATTACAGCAACGGTTATACGGTCTAGTGAAATTGTTAGAGTTTGATTATTCTAATGTTATTGCTATCTTACAAAAGATTTCTATCAATTTATGGAATCCCAGTACGGATTCCTTACAATCAAAACACTTCAAGACTTGCCAGGATAAGCTAAAACTACTCTTGGATTTCCAATGGAAATTCAATACGAATGTGTCTTTCGAAGACAGAACTACTGTGTCGTTGAAAGATTTACAATGTATAttggatgatgaaaatggtaaatgTGGATTGGCGCATTCTAGTAAACCtaattttgttcttgttccCAATTTCCAATCACCATTTACTTGTCCAATCTTTACCATGGCAGTGTACTATTATCTACGATTCCACGGTGTGAAAAAGTACTATAAAGGGGATGGTTACCAGATCCTTTCACAATTAGAACATATACCAATAATTAGAGGGAAATCCTTGGATCAATATCCTCGTGAATTGACTCTTGGGAATTGGTACCCAActatcttcaaatattgtCAGCTTCCGTACACTAAAAAACATTGGTTCCAAGTTAACCAAGAGTGGCCTCAATTCCCCGATTTCAGTGACAGTTCAGAGAATACAAGTACTCTGGCTGAATCAGATTCAGAAAACACCATTGGTATTCCTGACTTTTACATTGAAAAGATGAATCGTACTAAACTTCAACCTTGCCCGCAGGTTCACGTGCACTTGTTCCCCACAGACTTACCGCCCGATATTCAGGCAGTGTTCGATCTTTTGAACTCAGTGCTAGTCACTAGCTTACCACTTCTCTATAGAGTGTTTCCCACACATGATATTTTCTTGGACCCATCCTTAAAGACACCGCAGAATATCGCTTTTCTTACCGGCACTCTGCCGCTTGACATAGAGTCTCAAGAGCACCTTTTGGCTCAACTCATCGATAAAACTGGTACTGTCTCCGAATTAGTGCCTAATCCTGTCAAGATAGATCAAAATGAACATACTCTGACACCTATTGGTACCTCACTGTCACAGACTGATATTCCTATGCTTGACCAACTAAAAACCGAATTACAAAAGTTGATTCAATTACAGACTTCGACCGGcttttctcaattgatTACTGTCCTTCTTGAGATATTCCAAAGGTTggatttcaagaaatctaaCAAGCAATTTGTAATTGATTTATTACAATCATGCAGAAAGGACATGAGAAACAAACTCATGGACCCATGTTCTCTTTCGACTAATTTTGCTGATGAACTCagcgatgatgaaaatgagAAAGGAAATAAGACAGGAGCCATTTATGATCCTGAAACTGATAATGGTAATGAAGAGTCTGTGAGCGATTATGAACCATCTTTTAAGAAATCGAAGCCAAATTATACAGAAGAACCTTtatctgatgatgaaaacatGGAGGAAGTTGCTCAATTGGTAAATCAGCTCATAACTAGGAAATTTAATGAAAATTTGGAACAGCAAACTGATCGGATTATCAGTTCTATACAACCAACGCTTCGTGACATGGTCCGTACTGAGGTTGCAGATGCACTAAACCTTTCCCTAAGAGAAGCTTCGCGTGACAGTGtcaacaagaaaaacaGTGACGAAAACTTTCAGAATTATTCCTTAACAGAAGATCATTTTGAGATGAATCCCGACTGCTCTGACATCAAATCAATTATTCTAGAATGGTTTACCCCAAATCGTGAATGCGTGCATTcgatgaacaagaaatatGGAAACAAATGGCGACTGACAGAACCAAATCTGTCCTTGTACAGGATACGGAAGCCAATTGTTCAGTATTACATACATCTAATCAATGTAGAAAACCTCAATAAGTTTGACGCATTGAATAAGCTCGAAGCCGTGCTCGAAAAGCATCACTCCGTTCCGCTTCTCTCTTCCTTCTTGGAGAAAGCCAAGAAAAACGGCTATGCATCTGTCACGTGA
- a CDS encoding MFS transporter (highly similar to uniprot|Q06451 Saccharomyces cerevisiae YPR156C TPO3 Polyamine transport protein): MNNEELQSIDSYEEQFPQSYVPEPAPYDGAGTASGGEAGSSNLKLVPTETAKSLQDMGLTSEVPIPDFNAPTTSVAKNAIFPEEYTLETATGLVPVATLHSLGRTPTAISRTRTRQMDRQDASSSEEKNDEEPDEELPSHIDKEVEFVTFVTNDPENPHNWPLWIRWSYTILMSVLVIAVAYGSACITGGLFTVEEKFHVSQEVAILSCSLMVIGFSLGPLIWSPVSDLYGRRVAYFISLGLYVIFNIPCALAKNIGTLLVCRFLCGVWSSSGLCLVGGSIADMFPAETRGRAIAFFAYAPYCGPVFGPLVNGFIAISTNRMDLIFWVNMAFAGVMWIIVSCIPETYAPVILKKRAKRLRIELNNPKIMTEQEAQGMSVSELVRACLLRPLYFAVTEPVLDLMCFYVCLIYSLLYAFFFAYPVIFGKLYGYKDNIIGLMFIPILIGASGALATTSWCESRYVALTHKRKPTPEDRLLGAMIGAPFAAIALWILGATSYKHIIWVGPASSGLAFGYGMVLIYYSLNNYIIDCYAMYASSALATKVFLRSAGGAAFPLFTSQMYDRLGLQWASWLLAFISTAMILIPFAFYYYGKALRAKLSKKDYSADAM, from the coding sequence ATGAACAACGAGGAACTACAATCGATAGACTCGTATGAGGAACAGTTTCCTCAGTCATACGTGCCTGAACCGGCACCTTACGATGGTGCTGGCACTGCAAGTGGTGGGGAAGCAGGTAGCAGCAATTTGAAGTTGGTCCCAACTGAAACTGCTAAATCGTTACAGGACATGGGTCTTACCTCGGAGGTTCCGATCCCTGATTTTAACGCTCCAACCACATCTGTCGCTAAAAACGCTATTTTCCCTGAAGAATATACCTTGGAGACAGCAACAGGGTTGGTTCCAGTGGCTACCTTACATTCTCTTGGTAGAACGCCGACAGCTATCTCAAGGACTAGGACTAGACAGATGGATAGGCAAGACGCTTCGAGTAGCGAAGAGAAAAACGACGAGGAGCCCGATGAGGAATTGCCAAGTCATATCGATAAAGAAGTTGAGTTTGTTACCTTTGTCACTAACGATCCAGAAAATCCTCATAATTGGCCTCTGTGGATCCGTTGGTCATACACAATTTTGATGTCTGTTCTTGTTATCGCTGTCGCTTACGGTTCTGCATGTATCACCGGTGGTTTGTTCACTgtagaagaaaaattccaTGTGAGTCAAGAAGTTGCCATTTTGTCATGTTCATTAATGGTTATTGGGTTCTCATTGGGTCCATTAATCTGGTCTCCTGTTTCTGATCTTTATGGTAGACGTGTTGCCTATTTCATCTCCCTAGGACTTTACGTTATCTTCAACATTCCATGTGCTCTTGCGAAAAATATCGGTACTCTTTTGGTTTGCCGTTTCTTATGTGGTGTTTGGTCCTCTTCTGGGTTATGTCTTGTTGGTGGTTCTATCGCTGATATGTTCCCAGCTGAAACTCGTGGTAGAGCCATTGCATTTTTCGCTTACGCTCCATACTGTGGTCCAGTTTTCGGACCTTTGGTCAACGGGTTTATTGCCATTTCTACCAATAGAATggatttgatcttctgGGTTAACATGGCCTTCGCCGGTGTTATGTGGATTATCGTTTCCTGTATTCCTGAGACTTATGCACCAGTcatcttgaagaaaagagctAAGCGTTtaagaattgaattgaacaaCCCTAAGATTATGACTGAACAAGAAGCTCAAGGTATGTCTGTGTCAGAATTGGTCCGTGCCTGTTTATTAAGACCATTGTATTTTGCAGTCACTGAACCAGTCTTGGATTTAATGTGCTTCTACGTGTGTTTAATTTACTCCTTACTATATGCTTTCTTCTTCGCCTACCCAGTCATTTTTGGTAAGTTGTATGGTTACAAGGATAACATCATCGGTCTAATGTTCATTCCAATCTTAATTGGTGCATCTGGTGCTTTAGCCACTACTTCATGGTGTGAATCTCGTTACGTCGCATTGACTCACAAACGTAAGCCAACGCCTGAAGATCGTCTATTGGGTGCCATGATTGGTGCTCCATTTGCTGCTATTGCTCTTTGGATTCTAGGTGCTACGTCATACAAGCACATTATTTGGGTCGGTCCAGCTTCTTCTGGTCTTGCCTTCGGGTATGGTATGGTCCTTATCTATTACTCCTTGAACAACTACATCATCGACTGTTACGCTATGTACGCTTCTAGTGCTTTGGCTACCAAGGTCTTCTTACGTTCTGCTGGTGGTGCTGCTTTCCCATTGTTCACCAGTCAAATGTACGACCGTTTGGGATTACAATGGGCTTCATGGTTACTTGCTTTCATCTCAACTGCCATGATTCTGATTCCATTCGCCTTCTATTACTACGGTAAGGCACTAAGAGCTAAGTTATCCAAGAAGGACTACTCTGCTGACGCCATGTGA
- the NCA2 gene encoding Nca2p (some similarities with uniprot|Q12374 Saccharomyces cerevisiae YPR155C NCA2 Protein involved in regulation of mitochondrial expression of subunits 6 (Atp6p) and 8 (Atp8p) of the Fo-F1 ATP synthase functions with Nca3p) has protein sequence MLNDSLISQRLKQVTNSLEEQFAFWSRDKEISQSALSLPLNEFVIELKQEADQVIAAIEKNVRHDMHWDTLQTKWSQLISHGQDTRDATAMKDIDVAGHETLNDDIVTVPNVSTDIGFEHGVNESQATNADKYLFDIILQYMDILQFYYDMQLSMDHYHALVQARDYYSKLRGSVWKYTVIPFQFWKHGFQVSTLRTMFTAKTLKVNDLVNAADILATPTRLVNFQLDDVSKKLTSEIDSLLVSTGEELSRFENKTYDENDGGKKADTESTLKDVSLDKIMSRLNAVSHLQFTIPEDVRIPPWYQRQWFQLSVLSIYGPMLLKKLVQNGQSLWTTVSQGSYEFVSGLWENWIWTPITQIWDTVRFDSGELYVTTKDNLTSELNSLIRMIVEFLRDRSPPGTNVDVDSLTKQIMDGDLQDFMKIYEHQIENPVKSIVFDNMVRSLLIQLQKVKVDGSMAMNGINKLLKSQQLLFSIVSLLPALLIIWALRNFLSHSISSGVEWAKDLEGTKFTINRSLNEIERLLNVPLSEEVIPHDEQMKSLALLNLEVATLKMVMVKYLPKNYKPIWVRDCNDLGDYGSTNEAKINVINRIHHMYGKFM, from the coding sequence ATGTTGAATGATTCGTTGATTTCTCAGCGGCTAAAACAAGTCACTAACTCTCTCGAAGAGCAATTTGCTTTTTGGAGTAGGGACAAAGAAATTTCCCAATCGGCATTATCATTGCCGCTAAACGAGTTTGTCATAGAACTAAAACAGGAAGCTGATCAAGTGATTGCCGCCATCGAAAAGAATGTGAGACATGACATGCATTGGGATACATTACAGACAAAGTGGTCGCAATTGATATCTCACGGACAAGATACACGAGACGCAACTGCTATGAAGGACATTGATGTAGCAGGACATGAGACTCTTAACGATGATATTGTGACAGTGCCTAATGTCTCTACAGACATTGGTTTCGAACATGGTGTAAACGAGTCTCAGGCTACAAACGCGGACAAATATTTATTTGATATAATCTTGCAGTATATGGACATTTTGCAGTTCTATTATGACATGCAACTATCGATGGATCATTACCATGCTCTAGTACAGGCAAGGGACTATTATTCTAAACTCAGAGGATCAGTGTGGAAATACACTGTGATACCGTTCCAATTTTGGAAGCATGGATTCCAAGTATCGACTCTAAGGACTATGTTTACGGCCAAGACTTTGAAAGTAAACGACTTAGTGAATGCCGCTGATATCTTAGCAACACCAACAAGGCTCGTAAACTTCCAATTGGATGATGTATCGAAAAAGCTAACCTCGGAAATTGATTCCCTATTGGTATCAACAGGTGAAGAATTGTCCCgttttgaaaacaagaCATATGATGAGAATGATGGCGGTAAAAAAGCTGACACAGAATCgactttgaaagatgtgTCCTTGGATAAAATCATGTCTCGTTTGAATGCCGTGTCCCATCTACAATTCACCATACCAGAAGACGTCCGTATCCCCCCTTGGTATCAGAGacaatggtttcaattGTCTGTGTTGTCCATTTACGGACCTATgcttttgaagaaactcGTTCAAAACGGACAATCTCTATGGACAACTGTGTCTCAAGGTTCATATGAGTTTGTGTCAGGTCTTTGGGAAAATTGGATCTGGACACCGATTACTCAGATCTGGGACACCGTTAGATTCGATTCAGGAGAATTATATGTCACAACAAAGGACAACTTGACATCGGAATTGAACTCATTAATCCGAATGATTGTCGAATTTCTCCGAGATCGTTCTCCACCGGGAACTAATGTAGATGTTGATTCCTTAACGAAACAGATTATGGACGGTGACTTACAAGATTTTATGAAGATTTATGAACATCAGATCGAGAACCCTGTGAAAAGCATTGTTTTTGACAATATGGTTCGTTCGTTGttgattcaattgcaaaagGTGAAGGTTGACGGTTCGATGGCTATGAATGGTATCAACAAGCTTTTAAAATCTCAACAATTACTCTTTTCTATTGTGTCCTTACTTCCAGCGCTTTTGATTATTTGGGCTTTACGGAATTTCTTGAGCCATTCAATAAGCTCAGGTGTTGAATGGGCTAAGGATTTGGAGGGCACCAAGTTCACCATCAATAGgtctttgaatgaaattgaaagattatTGAATGTGCCACTATCGGAAGAAGTAATCCCTCACGATGAACAGATGAAGAGTCTTGCATTACTCAACTTGGAGGTAGCCACGTTGAAAATGGTTATGGTCAAATATTTACCCAAGAATTATAAACCAATCTGGGTCCGTGATTGTAACGACCTCGGCGATTACGGTTCAACAAATGAAGCTAAGATAAACGTTATTAACAGAATTCATCATATGTATGGCAAATTTATGTAG
- a CDS encoding SH3 domain-containing protein (similar to uniprot|Q06449 Saccharomyces cerevisiae YPR154W PIN3 Protein that induces appearance of [PIN ] prion when overproduced): MPSVEESVATIKSELKYLKEQGALAELAYKDIESLLPRVRPQPPVADTMGQNNEIVEALYAFQPQQDGDLALKPGDKIEILEKLSPEWYKGKCNGQVGVFPSNYVKSVDTKDVEKRSSSATPVANLPQYAAYTPPGQQMQVQPPVQQQSPFPPQFTGYYQQPVQQQPMQQYPQQQPQEQPQEQSSHQGSAAFKKFGSKLGNAAIFGAGATIGSDLVNSIF; the protein is encoded by the coding sequence ATGCCATCAGTGGAAGAAAGTGTAGCTACAATTAAGTCAGAGTTGAAGTATTTGAAGGAGCAAGGTGCATTAGCAGAGTTAGCATATAAGGATATTGAATCGTTGTTACCAAGAGTAAGACCACAACCACCAGTAGCAGATACGATGGGTCAAAATAACGAGATTGTGGAAGCACTATATGCATTTCAACCACAACAGGATGGTGATTTAGCTTTGAAACCGGGAGATAAGATCGAGATCTTGGAAAAGTTAAGTCCTGAGTGGTACAAGGGCAAATGCAATGGTCAAGTCGGTGTGTTCCCAAGCAATTATGTGAAGTCAGTTGACACGAAAGATGTCGAAAAGAGAAGCTCTTCTGCAACTCCGGTTGCAAATCTGCCTCAATATGCGGCATATACTCCACCTGGACAGCAGATGCAAGTTCAGCCGCCAGTACAACAACAATCACCATTCCCACCACAGTTTACCGGTTATTACCAGCAACCAGTGCAACAACAGCCAATGCAACAATACCCTCAACAGCAGCCTCAAGAACAACCTCAAGAACAAAGCAGTCATCAAGGCTCCGCAGCATTTAAGAAGTTCGGAAGTAAATTGGGAAATGCTGCCATTTTTGGTGCCGGTGCCACCATTGGTTCTGATTTGGTGAACAGCATCTTTTAG
- the MAY24 gene encoding May24p (similar to uniprot|Q06HN0 Saccharomyces cerevisiae YPR153W Hypothetical ORF) gives MKTFFITGDVPVGYQVPDFPSLYWPMNNGKFSVAYLYYLPDIWRFTIFWTMILFAIVYGTTGAIAWTTHKKILFGFWMIPLYIMIGMAQAFVSGTVVGILIAIIYKAGLFAMSTWIPLCCAVVQILFNVSTSYSMTSPII, from the exons ATGAA AACATTCTTCATTACAGGAGATGTGCCTGTTGGGTATCAGGTGCCCGATTTCCCATCCTTATATTGGCCCATGAACAATGGTAAGTTCAGCGTCGCATATCTCTACTACCTCCCCGATATATGGAGGTTTACGATCTTCTGGACCATGATTCTATTTGCAATAGTATACGGAACTACAGGTGCAATCGCATGGACTACACACAAGAAAATCTTATTCGGCTTTTGGATGATCCCATTGTATATAATGATAGGCATGGCGCAGGCGTTTGTCTCGGGAACTGTGGTGGGTATATTGATCGCGATCATATATAAGGCAGGGTTATTTGCAATGTCTACATGGATTCCCTTATGCTGTGCTGTGGTCCAAATTTTATTTAACGTGAGCACAAGTTACTCGATGACAAGTCCGATCATATGA